In Elgaria multicarinata webbii isolate HBS135686 ecotype San Diego chromosome 19, rElgMul1.1.pri, whole genome shotgun sequence, a genomic segment contains:
- the TMEM250 gene encoding transmembrane protein 250: MPVLPIPRRVRSFHGPHTTCLHSACGPVRTTHLVRTKYNNFDIYLKSRWMYGFIRFLLYFSCSLFTSILWVALSLLFCLQYLSIRVFLRFQYKLSIILLLLGRRRVDFSLVNELLIYGIHVTMLLVGGLGWCFMVFVDM, translated from the coding sequence ATGCCTGTCCTTCCAATCCCGCGGCGGGTGCGTTCTTTCCACGGCCCCCACACGACCTGCCTGCACTCGGCCTGCGGGCCGGTAAGGACCACACACTTGGTGCGCACCAAGTACAACAACTTCGACATCTACCTGAAGTCCCGTTGGATGTATGGCTTCATTCGTTTCTTGCTGTACTTCAGTTGCAGCCTGTTTACCTCCATCCTGTGGGTGGCGCTGTCTCTCTTGTTTTGCCTCCAGTACCTCAGCATCCGGGTCTTTCTGCGTTTCCAGTACAAACTCTCTATCATCCTCCTCTTACTGGGGCGGAGGCGGGTGGACTTCAGCCTCGTGAACGAGCTGCTCATCTATGGCATCCACGTCACCATGCTGCTGGTGGGAGGGCTGGGCTGGTGCTTCATGGTCTTCGTCGATATGTAA